From one Cyanobacterium stanieri PCC 7202 genomic stretch:
- a CDS encoding urease accessory protein UreG (PFAM: CobW/HypB/UreG, nucleotide-binding domain~TIGRFAM: urease accessory protein UreG~COGs: COG0378 Ni2+-binding GTPase involved in regulation of expression and maturation of urease and hydrogenase~InterPro IPR004400:IPR012202:IPR003495~KEGG: ava:Ava_4636 urease accessory protein UreG~PFAM: cobalamin synthesis protein P47K~SPTR: Urease accessory protein ureG;~TIGRFAM: urease accessory protein UreG), with the protein MSCYRVGIAGPVGSGKTALLDALCKTMSKDLSLGAVTNDIYTQEDAQFLVKSQALSPNRIRGVETGGCPHTAIREDASINISAIEELESEFKDIQLIFVESGGDNLAATFSPELVDLTIYVIDVAAGDKIPRKGGPGITKSDLLVINKIDLAPYVGASLEVMERDTKKMRGQKPFIFTNLKTGEGLNKVVEFIKFHLH; encoded by the coding sequence ATGAGTTGCTATAGAGTCGGTATTGCAGGCCCCGTGGGCTCAGGAAAAACAGCCCTTTTAGATGCTTTGTGTAAAACTATGAGCAAGGATTTATCCCTAGGTGCTGTTACCAATGATATATATACCCAAGAAGATGCCCAATTTTTGGTCAAATCCCAAGCCCTCTCCCCCAACCGTATTCGTGGGGTGGAAACGGGGGGATGTCCCCATACTGCTATTCGGGAGGATGCTTCTATTAATATAAGTGCGATCGAAGAATTAGAATCAGAGTTTAAAGATATACAATTAATCTTTGTAGAAAGTGGAGGAGATAACCTCGCCGCTACCTTTAGCCCTGAATTAGTTGATTTGACTATTTATGTTATTGATGTTGCCGCAGGGGATAAGATACCCCGAAAGGGGGGGCCGGGCATTACAAAATCTGATTTACTGGTTATTAATAAAATTGATCTTGCTCCCTATGTTGGTGCTAGTTTGGAAGTAATGGAAAGGGATACTAAAAAAATGCGCGGACAAAAACCCTTTATTTTTACCAATTTAAAAACGGGAGAGGGGTTAAATAAGGTTGTAGAGTTTATTAAATTCCATCTCCACTAA
- a CDS encoding leucyl-tRNA synthetase (PFAM: tRNA synthetases class I (I, L, M and V); Anticodon-binding domain~TIGRFAM: leucyl-tRNA synthetase, eubacterial and mitochondrial family~COGs: COG0495 Leucyl-tRNA synthetase~InterPro IPR002302:IPR015413:IPR013155:IPR001412~KEGG: cyt:cce_4237 leucyl-tRNA synthetase~PFAM: tRNA synthetase valyl/leucyl anticodon-binding; tRNA synthetase class I (M)~SPTR: Leucyl-tRNA synthetase;~TIGRFAM: leucyl-tRNA synthetase), producing the protein MQSPYQASDIENKWQQQWTEKELYKTEENSDKPKFYALSMFPYPSGKLHMGHVRNYVITDVIARFQRMNGHRVLHPMGWDAFGLPAENAAIDRGIPPATWTYQNIDQMRSQLKQLGLSIDWDREVATCSPEYYKWTQWLFLQFYQAGLAYQKEAAVNWDPIDQTVLANEQVDGDGYSWRSGAKVERKLLRQWFFKITDYAEQLLQDLCQLDGWPERVKTMQENWIGKSVGAYLEFPVIDKDEKIAVFTTRPDTVYGVTYVVLAPEHPLTPLVTTPDRKKAVEDFIKEVSAESEIDRTADDKPKKGVLTGGKAINPFTGEEIPILIANYVLYEYGTGAVMGVPAHDVRDFKFAKENNLPIKVVIIPDDSDNEVPELQEAYTEPGTMVNSGSFTGMDSTKGKNAVIQFAENQGYGKKRIQYRLRDWLISRQRYWGCPIPVVHCPNCGTVPVPDQDLPVKLPDQVEFSGRGPSPLAKMEDWVNVPCPSCGTPAKRETDTMDTFIDSSWYFLRYTDANNENEPFSLDRVNNWMGVDQYVGGIEHAILHLLYSRFFTKVVRDRGLVNVDEPFKRLLTQGMVQGITYKNPVTGKYILPENIEEREETNAEGKTETVYYDKATGDRLSVFYEKMSKSKYNGVDPQVVLSKYGADTARMFILFKAPPEKDLEWDDADVEGQYRFLNRVWTLVNEFIDNSQSAENKTIDKTKLSKTEKDLRRAIHTAIKEISEDLNGDYQFNTAVSELMKLNNALRDSKDKNSPVYREGIETLILLLAPFAPHIGEELWQLLGNSESVHLQPWLTVDEEALTVDEITLVIQIMGKTRGTISVPAGATKDELQQFAQESEVAQKYITGKEIKKVIVVPNKLVNFVVV; encoded by the coding sequence ATGCAATCTCCTTATCAAGCCAGTGACATTGAAAATAAATGGCAACAGCAATGGACAGAAAAGGAATTATATAAAACCGAAGAGAATAGCGATAAACCCAAATTTTATGCCCTTTCCATGTTCCCCTATCCTTCAGGGAAGTTACACATGGGCCATGTGCGCAACTATGTAATTACCGATGTGATTGCCCGTTTTCAAAGGATGAATGGGCATCGGGTATTACATCCCATGGGGTGGGATGCCTTTGGTTTACCTGCTGAAAATGCAGCTATTGACAGGGGTATTCCTCCTGCTACTTGGACTTATCAAAATATCGACCAGATGCGATCGCAACTTAAACAATTAGGACTATCCATCGATTGGGATAGGGAAGTGGCTACCTGTTCCCCAGAATATTATAAATGGACACAGTGGTTATTTTTACAATTTTACCAAGCAGGATTGGCATATCAGAAAGAAGCTGCGGTAAACTGGGATCCTATCGATCAAACCGTATTGGCAAACGAACAAGTGGACGGAGACGGTTATTCTTGGCGTAGTGGTGCGAAGGTAGAAAGAAAACTGTTGAGACAATGGTTTTTCAAAATTACCGATTATGCCGAACAACTCTTGCAGGATTTATGCCAACTCGACGGCTGGCCAGAAAGGGTGAAAACCATGCAGGAAAACTGGATCGGTAAATCCGTAGGTGCTTACCTTGAATTTCCTGTCATTGATAAGGATGAAAAAATTGCCGTCTTCACCACCCGCCCCGACACCGTTTATGGGGTAACCTATGTGGTATTGGCGCCTGAACATCCCTTAACCCCGCTGGTTACCACTCCCGACAGAAAAAAGGCAGTGGAAGACTTTATAAAAGAGGTTAGCGCTGAAAGTGAAATTGATCGCACCGCCGACGATAAACCCAAAAAAGGAGTTTTGACGGGAGGAAAAGCCATCAATCCCTTTACAGGGGAAGAAATTCCCATCCTCATCGCCAACTATGTACTATATGAATATGGCACAGGGGCGGTAATGGGTGTACCAGCCCATGATGTCAGGGATTTCAAATTTGCCAAGGAGAATAACCTACCCATCAAAGTGGTAATTATTCCCGATGATTCTGATAACGAAGTTCCCGAACTACAAGAAGCCTACACCGAACCGGGTACCATGGTAAATTCTGGTAGTTTTACGGGCATGGATTCTACCAAGGGCAAAAATGCTGTTATTCAGTTTGCCGAAAATCAAGGTTATGGTAAAAAACGTATCCAGTATCGCCTCCGTGACTGGTTAATTTCCCGTCAAAGATATTGGGGTTGTCCTATTCCCGTGGTTCATTGCCCCAATTGTGGTACAGTACCCGTACCTGATCAAGATTTACCTGTAAAATTACCTGACCAAGTGGAATTTTCTGGTCGTGGCCCTTCTCCCCTCGCTAAGATGGAAGACTGGGTGAATGTACCTTGTCCTAGTTGTGGCACCCCTGCAAAACGGGAAACAGACACCATGGACACCTTTATTGATTCTTCATGGTATTTTCTTCGTTACACCGACGCAAATAATGAAAATGAGCCTTTTAGCCTTGATAGGGTAAACAATTGGATGGGGGTGGATCAGTATGTAGGCGGTATTGAACACGCCATATTACATTTACTTTATTCCCGTTTCTTTACCAAGGTGGTGAGAGATAGAGGTTTGGTAAATGTGGACGAACCTTTTAAACGTCTTTTAACCCAAGGGATGGTACAGGGTATTACCTATAAAAATCCTGTGACGGGTAAATATATTCTTCCTGAAAATATCGAGGAAAGGGAAGAAACCAATGCAGAGGGTAAAACCGAAACCGTTTACTATGACAAGGCTACGGGCGATCGCCTCTCAGTGTTTTACGAAAAAATGTCCAAATCGAAATATAATGGGGTAGATCCTCAAGTGGTATTATCCAAATATGGAGCAGATACTGCCAGAATGTTCATTCTGTTCAAAGCCCCTCCCGAAAAAGATTTGGAATGGGATGATGCTGATGTGGAAGGACAATATCGTTTTCTTAACCGAGTTTGGACATTGGTTAATGAATTTATTGATAATTCCCAATCAGCGGAAAATAAAACCATCGATAAAACCAAACTAAGTAAAACCGAAAAAGACTTACGCAGGGCAATCCATACCGCCATCAAAGAAATATCCGAAGACTTAAACGGAGATTATCAATTTAATACCGCCGTCTCGGAATTGATGAAACTCAATAACGCCCTCCGAGATAGTAAAGATAAAAACTCCCCTGTTTATCGAGAAGGTATTGAAACCCTCATCCTCCTTCTTGCCCCCTTTGCCCCCCATATCGGTGAGGAATTATGGCAATTATTAGGCAATAGTGAATCGGTACATCTACAACCTTGGTTAACCGTAGATGAAGAAGCCTTGACGGTGGATGAAATTACCCTCGTCATTCAGATTATGGGTAAAACCAGAGGTACTATTTCCGTACCTGCGGGTGCTACCAAAGACGAATTACAGCAATTTGCCCAAGAGTCTGAAGTTGCCCAAAAATATATCACTGGTAAAGAGATTAAAAAGGTAATTGTGGTACCTAATAAGTTAGTTAACTTCGTTGTGGTTTAA
- a CDS encoding 5-formyltetrahydrofolate cyclo-ligase (PFAM: 5-formyltetrahydrofolate cyclo-ligase family~TIGRFAM: 5,10-methenyltetrahydrofolate synthetase~COGs: COG0212 5-formyltetrahydrofolate cyclo-ligase~InterPro IPR002698~KEGG: cyc:PCC7424_4701 5-formyltetrahydrofolate cyclo-ligase~PFAM: 5-formyltetrahydrofolate cyclo-ligase~SPTR: 5-formyltetrahydrofolate cyclo-ligase;~TIGRFAM: 5-formyltetrahydrofolate cyclo-ligase), with protein sequence MTDIATEKKQLRQKYIQERSHLNPIQWQKKCDRISLNLLKHPLIQESQVILSYISHKQEPDLSLLYRHHPIIWGIPRCQGKDLIWHQWHWGKKLRRGAYSIFEPYKTSPKIDLETVQLILVPAVACDKKGYRLGYGGGFYDRLLAQKPWQNIPTMGIIFDFAYVEKLPTEKWDQPLNYICTEKEIIPISGSRL encoded by the coding sequence ATGACTGATATAGCTACAGAAAAAAAACAATTACGACAAAAATATATTCAGGAAAGGTCACACCTTAATCCTATACAATGGCAAAAAAAATGCGATCGCATCAGTCTTAACTTACTCAAACATCCCCTAATTCAAGAATCACAGGTAATTTTAAGCTATATCAGTCATAAACAAGAACCTGACCTAAGCCTTTTATATCGCCATCACCCCATCATCTGGGGTATTCCTCGATGTCAGGGTAAAGATTTAATTTGGCATCAATGGCATTGGGGAAAAAAACTGAGGAGGGGTGCCTACAGTATTTTTGAACCCTATAAAACCAGTCCTAAAATTGACCTAGAAACCGTACAATTAATATTAGTTCCTGCCGTAGCCTGTGACAAAAAAGGTTATCGTCTCGGTTATGGAGGAGGATTTTATGATCGTCTTCTCGCTCAAAAACCATGGCAAAATATTCCCACCATGGGCATCATTTTCGACTTTGCCTATGTAGAAAAGTTACCTACTGAAAAATGGGATCAACCCCTTAATTATATCTGCACGGAAAAAGAAATCATACCAATTTCGGGTAGTCGGCTGTGA
- a CDS encoding metallophosphoesterase (PFAM: Calcineurin-like phosphoesterase~COGs: COG1409 phosphohydrolase~InterPro IPR004843~KEGG: cyc:PCC7424_4158 metallophosphoesterase~PFAM: metallophosphoesterase~SPTR: Metallophosphoesterase), with protein MNIRFAIASDLHIALPETIEDKPNRFHLTQFSIPAFDTVLAHLNNLDLDFLLLPGDLTQDGEPENHGWLQEKLASLPYPVYVIPGNHDIPSLEGNGKQIPYDKFPYFYQDCGYQYYTETLDYTCEIAPNLQLVALNSNHFDEDGNQRGFLKPSQLSWLQETLGKLKDKLVLLMVHHNVIEHLPQQSKHPLGRRYILDNSGALLEILDKYNVRLIFTGHLHIQDISQYKGIYEVTTGSLITYPSPYRIIELNRHNEEETTVKINSHRVIDLPEKESYDQFCREWMGDRSYPFIMKLLTSPPLNLEEEEASQYAPYMRYFWADIAKGDSELNYPQLPPQINQHFQRFGVDVIHGQPQFIDNNTTIKIEL; from the coding sequence ATGAATATTCGTTTTGCCATCGCCTCTGATTTACATATAGCTCTACCAGAAACCATCGAAGACAAACCGAATCGTTTTCATTTGACCCAATTTAGCATACCAGCGTTTGACACTGTCTTAGCACATTTAAACAATCTTGATCTCGATTTTTTGTTACTCCCAGGGGATTTAACCCAAGATGGTGAGCCTGAAAATCATGGTTGGTTACAAGAAAAACTCGCTTCTTTACCCTACCCTGTGTATGTAATTCCGGGGAATCATGATATTCCTAGCCTAGAGGGTAATGGAAAACAAATTCCCTACGATAAATTTCCCTATTTTTATCAAGACTGTGGTTATCAATATTATACCGAAACTCTTGATTATACTTGTGAAATTGCCCCCAATCTTCAGTTAGTCGCCCTCAATTCTAATCATTTTGATGAAGATGGAAACCAACGGGGATTTTTGAAGCCTTCTCAATTATCATGGTTGCAGGAAACCCTAGGTAAGTTAAAGGATAAATTAGTATTGTTGATGGTACATCATAATGTCATCGAACATTTACCCCAACAATCAAAACATCCCCTTGGGCGTAGATATATTTTAGATAACTCTGGGGCATTGTTAGAAATTTTAGATAAATATAATGTAAGGTTAATTTTTACTGGACATCTCCACATCCAAGATATTAGCCAATATAAGGGCATTTATGAAGTCACCACGGGCTCTTTAATTACTTATCCGAGTCCGTACCGCATCATCGAGTTAAACCGTCATAATGAGGAAGAAACTACGGTTAAAATTAATAGTCATCGGGTAATAGATTTACCAGAAAAAGAAAGTTATGATCAATTTTGTCGAGAGTGGATGGGCGATCGCTCTTACCCATTTATAATGAAATTATTAACCTCCCCTCCCCTCAACCTCGAAGAAGAAGAAGCTAGTCAATATGCCCCCTACATGAGATATTTTTGGGCAGATATTGCCAAAGGAGACAGTGAGTTAAACTATCCCCAATTACCTCCCCAAATCAATCAACATTTTCAACGTTTTGGGGTAGATGTCATCCATGGGCAACCTCAATTTATTGATAATAATACCACCATCAAAATTGAGCTTTAG
- a CDS encoding tRNA (guanine-N(7)-)-methyltransferase (PFAM: Putative methyltransferase~TIGRFAM: tRNA (guanine-N(7)-)-methyltransferase~COGs: COG0220 S-adenosylmethionine-dependent methyltransferase~InterPro IPR003358~KEGG: cyp:PCC8801_3825 tRNA (guanine-N(7)-)-methyltransferase~PFAM: methyltransferase~SPTR: tRNA (Guanine-N(7)-)-methyltransferase;~TIGRFAM: tRNA (guanine-N(7)-)-methyltransferase), with protein sequence MARVRVRQHVNPLSSKYQQSLSLPDWSQIYSNLSLPLHLDIGCARGRFLLEMAPQHPDINFLGIEIREPLVIEANQLRDEENLTNLHYLFANINNSLEDILNSLPADKIDLVMVQFPDPWFKKKHHKRRVIQSETVEVLAKFLKSGTRIFLQSDIKEVAEEMCDRFLDNPHFNPLKPEIWLTENPIGVMTEREIATLNKGEPVYRTMLVRD encoded by the coding sequence GTGGCTAGAGTCAGAGTCCGTCAACACGTTAACCCATTAAGTAGTAAATATCAACAATCTCTCTCTTTGCCCGATTGGAGTCAAATATATTCTAATCTATCTCTTCCCCTTCATCTTGATATTGGTTGTGCTAGGGGTCGTTTTTTGTTGGAAATGGCTCCCCAACATCCTGATATAAACTTTTTGGGTATTGAAATTCGAGAGCCTTTGGTGATAGAAGCCAATCAGTTACGGGATGAGGAAAATCTAACTAATTTACATTATCTTTTTGCCAATATTAACAATTCCCTTGAGGATATTTTAAACTCTTTACCTGCGGATAAAATTGATTTGGTGATGGTACAATTTCCAGATCCTTGGTTTAAAAAAAAGCACCATAAAAGAAGGGTAATTCAATCTGAAACCGTCGAAGTTTTGGCAAAATTTTTAAAGTCTGGTACCAGAATTTTTTTACAATCTGATATAAAGGAAGTAGCAGAAGAAATGTGCGATCGCTTCTTAGACAATCCCCATTTTAACCCCTTAAAACCAGAAATCTGGCTTACAGAAAATCCTATCGGTGTCATGACAGAAAGGGAAATCGCTACTCTTAATAAAGGCGAACCTGTTTATCGTACTATGTTGGTTAGGGATTGA
- a CDS encoding argininosuccinate lyase (PFAM: Lyase~TIGRFAM: argininosuccinate lyase~COGs: COG0165 Argininosuccinate lyase~InterPro IPR003031:IPR000362:IPR009049:IPR020557~KEGG: syp:SYNPCC7002_A2487 argininosuccinate lyase~PFAM: fumarate lyase~SPTR: Argininosuccinate lyase;~TIGRFAM: argininosuccinate lyase), producing MSKKTTWSDRFETSLNPIIAEFNASIGFDIELIEYDLTGSVAHAKMLAKTGIITAEEGETLVKGLEQIRQEYRAGNFNPGVEEEDVHFAVERRLTEIVGAVGKKLHTGRSRNDQVGTDIRLYLRDQIKQIQGLLRNWQLALLNHAENHVETLIPGYTHLQRAQPISLAHHLMAYAQMAQRDWQRLEQIYDRTNISPLGCGALAGTTFPIDRHYSAELLGFNSIYENSLDGVSDRDFAIEFLGTSSLIMVHLSRISEEMILWASQEFSFITLKDNCSTGSSIMPQKKNPDIPELVRGKTGRVFGHLQALLTIMKGLPLAYNKDLQEDKEGIFDAVKTVKGSLEAMTILLSEGLEFRTARLEEAVNEDFSNATDVADYLASKGVPFREAYNLVGKVVKTSLKAGKLLRDLTLSEWQELHPAFENDIYEAIAPKQVVKARNSYGGTGFEQVYGAIDNLKTLIKAENGVDS from the coding sequence GTGAGTAAAAAAACCACCTGGAGCGATCGCTTCGAGACTTCTTTAAATCCTATCATTGCTGAGTTTAACGCTAGTATTGGCTTTGATATAGAATTGATTGAATATGATTTAACGGGTTCGGTAGCCCATGCCAAGATGTTGGCAAAAACGGGTATTATCACCGCCGAGGAAGGAGAAACCCTCGTAAAAGGATTAGAACAAATTAGGCAAGAATATCGGGCAGGAAATTTTAATCCGGGGGTAGAAGAAGAGGATGTCCATTTTGCCGTGGAAAGAAGATTAACGGAAATCGTTGGTGCGGTAGGGAAAAAATTGCATACGGGGCGATCGCGCAATGACCAAGTAGGTACGGATATTCGCTTATATTTACGGGATCAAATTAAGCAAATTCAAGGATTGCTCAGAAACTGGCAGTTAGCCCTGTTAAACCATGCCGAAAACCATGTGGAAACCCTTATCCCCGGTTATACTCACCTACAACGGGCGCAACCCATCAGCCTCGCCCACCACCTTATGGCATACGCTCAAATGGCGCAGAGGGATTGGCAAAGACTAGAACAAATTTATGATCGCACCAATATTTCTCCCCTCGGTTGTGGTGCTTTGGCGGGTACTACTTTTCCCATTGATCGCCATTATAGTGCCGAATTATTGGGCTTCAACTCCATTTATGAAAATAGTCTTGATGGGGTAAGTGACAGGGATTTTGCCATCGAATTTTTGGGGACTTCTAGCTTGATTATGGTACACCTAAGCCGTATTAGTGAGGAGATGATTTTATGGGCATCCCAAGAATTTAGTTTTATTACCCTCAAGGATAATTGTTCTACGGGTTCTAGTATTATGCCCCAAAAGAAAAATCCCGATATTCCCGAATTGGTGCGTGGTAAAACAGGGCGTGTATTTGGACATCTACAGGCTTTGTTAACCATCATGAAGGGTTTACCCCTAGCCTATAACAAAGACTTGCAAGAAGACAAGGAGGGTATTTTTGATGCGGTGAAAACTGTTAAGGGTAGCCTAGAAGCCATGACCATTTTATTATCCGAAGGGTTGGAATTTCGCACTGCCAGACTGGAGGAGGCGGTAAATGAGGACTTTTCCAATGCGACAGATGTGGCGGATTATCTGGCTTCTAAGGGTGTGCCTTTCCGTGAGGCTTATAATTTGGTGGGTAAGGTGGTTAAAACCTCCCTTAAGGCTGGTAAGTTGCTCAGGGATTTAACACTCTCAGAGTGGCAAGAATTACACCCTGCCTTTGAAAATGACATTTATGAGGCGATCGCCCCTAAACAGGTGGTAAAAGCCCGTAATAGCTACGGAGGAACAGGTTTTGAGCAGGTCTATGGGGCGATCGATAATCTTAAAACCTTAATTAAAGCTGAGAATGGTGTTGATAGTTGA
- a CDS encoding cyanobacterial porin (PFAM: Carbohydrate-selective porin, OprB family; S-layer homology domain~InterPro IPR001119:IPR007049~KEGG: syn:slr1908 hypothetical protein~PFAM: Carbohydrate-selective porin OprB; S-layer domain-containing protein~SPTR: Carbohydrate-selective porin, OprB family; TC 1.B.23), with translation MAMALLAGSTIESVNANEFSNADLTLEQISNYSSDSNTQGQVTSVNQLSDVSPTDWAYEALRSLVERYGCIVGYPDRTFRGNRALSRFEFAAGLNACMQSIERLIGTGGVTEEDIAALRRLIAEFETELAALGARVDNLEGRVAFLEDNQFSTTTKLSGEVLFGLVAQNNEVGGQATFSNRARLSLDTSFTGRDRLRTRLAAGNVPGLQSLSGSDMTRLSFAQNTGNNVVLDKLFYSTPLGERSRFVVGTSFEIDDVFDTYTPFTSSGGAGALARGTRYNPFIYRQNSGGGLGFKFQLSDQFDISTVYLAGDASNPESGNGLFNGDFSAGVQLGFNPSSNFGLALSYMRSYFADTPNLTGSTGSPFTNRPFGNVPTTSDNFGVQTSWRVSPNVNVAGWVGFANADAQDGSGANADLFTWNANVSFIDVLREGAVLTVAGGQPPRVTGGTFGSERDSSFILEGQYRYPITRNVSITPGVYAIFNPNHDSRNGTEVVGVLRTRFAF, from the coding sequence ATGGCTATGGCATTACTAGCAGGAAGCACCATCGAATCCGTTAATGCCAACGAATTTTCCAATGCTGATTTAACCCTCGAGCAAATCAGTAACTACTCCTCTGATAGCAATACTCAAGGACAAGTAACCTCCGTAAACCAACTCAGTGACGTATCCCCCACTGACTGGGCTTATGAAGCCCTTAGAAGCCTTGTGGAGCGTTATGGTTGTATTGTCGGTTATCCTGATCGCACCTTCAGAGGAAACAGAGCCTTAAGCCGTTTTGAATTTGCCGCTGGTTTAAACGCCTGTATGCAATCCATCGAACGTTTAATCGGTACTGGTGGCGTAACCGAGGAAGATATTGCCGCCCTCAGAAGATTAATTGCTGAATTTGAAACCGAACTCGCAGCACTCGGTGCCAGAGTTGACAACCTCGAAGGTAGAGTGGCTTTCCTCGAAGATAATCAATTCTCCACCACCACCAAATTAAGCGGTGAAGTTCTTTTCGGTTTAGTAGCCCAAAATAACGAAGTCGGTGGACAAGCAACCTTCAGTAACCGTGCTCGTTTATCCCTCGATACCAGTTTCACAGGTAGAGACAGACTTAGAACTCGTTTAGCTGCAGGTAACGTTCCCGGTTTACAAAGCCTCAGCGGTTCTGATATGACCCGTTTAAGCTTTGCTCAAAACACTGGTAATAATGTAGTTTTAGACAAATTATTTTATAGCACTCCCCTAGGAGAAAGAAGCAGATTTGTTGTCGGTACTAGCTTCGAAATTGACGATGTATTTGATACCTATACTCCTTTCACCTCCAGTGGTGGAGCAGGTGCCTTGGCCCGTGGAACTCGTTACAACCCCTTCATTTACCGTCAAAACTCTGGTGGTGGTTTAGGCTTCAAATTCCAATTAAGTGATCAATTTGACATCAGCACTGTTTACCTTGCAGGAGATGCTTCTAATCCAGAAAGTGGTAATGGTTTATTCAATGGAGATTTTAGTGCAGGGGTTCAATTAGGATTTAATCCTTCTTCTAACTTTGGACTTGCTTTATCTTATATGCGTAGTTACTTCGCCGATACTCCTAACCTCACTGGTAGCACTGGTAGTCCTTTTACCAACAGACCTTTTGGTAATGTTCCTACCACTTCTGACAACTTCGGTGTACAAACCAGTTGGAGAGTTAGCCCTAATGTTAACGTAGCTGGTTGGGTTGGTTTTGCTAATGCTGATGCTCAGGATGGTAGTGGTGCCAATGCTGATTTATTCACTTGGAATGCTAATGTCTCATTCATCGATGTATTAAGAGAAGGTGCTGTGTTAACGGTAGCAGGTGGTCAACCTCCTCGGGTAACTGGTGGAACTTTTGGCTCTGAAAGAGATTCTTCTTTCATCCTCGAAGGTCAATACAGATACCCCATCACCCGTAATGTTTCTATTACTCCTGGGGTGTATGCCATTTTCAATCCTAACCATGACAGTCGTAATGGTACTGAGGTTGTGGGTGTTTTACGTACCAGATTCGCATTCTAA